In one Corallococcus sp. EGB genomic region, the following are encoded:
- a CDS encoding DUF4442 domain-containing protein: MRADRQTGRVEDRMFALELVEKLRRVSPGAANALTTLAVKNIVPLAGAMGYRVDEVTDARVKATVPLDRKTKNHVGSVYLGAQVTVMELTMGVMLFRRFPPGQYKMLVNRMEVAFHAKAKSAVSAVCEPSEELLAKLASELRATGDKAEAWIPVRLFGTDGQCVAESRFLAVFKRG; this comes from the coding sequence ATGCGCGCGGACCGTCAGACGGGAAGGGTGGAGGACCGGATGTTCGCGTTGGAGCTGGTGGAGAAGTTGCGGCGGGTGTCGCCGGGCGCGGCGAACGCGCTGACGACGCTCGCGGTGAAGAACATCGTCCCGCTGGCGGGGGCCATGGGCTACCGCGTGGACGAGGTGACGGACGCGCGCGTGAAGGCGACGGTGCCGCTGGACCGCAAGACGAAGAACCACGTGGGCAGCGTGTACCTGGGCGCCCAGGTGACGGTGATGGAACTGACGATGGGCGTGATGCTCTTCCGCCGCTTCCCGCCGGGCCAGTACAAGATGCTGGTCAACCGCATGGAGGTCGCCTTCCACGCGAAGGCGAAGTCAGCGGTGAGCGCGGTGTGCGAGCCCTCCGAAGAGCTGCTCGCGAAGCTCGCGTCGGAGCTGCGCGCGACGGGCGACAAGGCGGAGGCGTGGATTCCCGTGCGGCTCTTCGGCACCGACGGCCAGTGTGTCGCCGAGTCGCGCTTCCTGGCCGTGTTCAAGCGCGGGTAG
- a CDS encoding glutathione S-transferase family protein — protein sequence MIDLYTFKTPNGRKISIALEELGIPYKTHPVDITQGEQFKPEFLAINPNNKIPAIVDHDAPGGRPLALFESGAILLYLAEKTGSLMPTEPRGKAEVTQWLMFQMGGVGPMLGQLNHFGRFATTKIPYAIDRFQTEAKRILGVVDRQLASRDYLATTYSIADIATYPWLKTSRDFFPELFSDRPNILQYLHRVGSRPAVQRGMQIP from the coding sequence ATGATCGACCTGTACACGTTCAAGACCCCCAACGGCCGCAAGATCTCCATCGCACTGGAGGAGCTGGGCATCCCGTACAAGACGCACCCGGTGGACATCACCCAGGGCGAACAGTTCAAGCCCGAGTTCCTGGCCATCAATCCCAACAACAAGATTCCGGCCATCGTGGACCACGACGCGCCGGGAGGCCGGCCCCTGGCCCTCTTCGAGTCCGGCGCCATCCTGCTGTACCTGGCGGAGAAGACGGGCTCGCTGATGCCCACGGAGCCGCGCGGCAAGGCGGAGGTGACGCAGTGGCTGATGTTCCAGATGGGCGGCGTGGGCCCCATGCTGGGCCAGCTCAACCACTTCGGGCGCTTCGCCACCACGAAGATTCCGTATGCCATTGACCGCTTCCAGACGGAGGCGAAGCGCATCCTGGGCGTGGTGGACCGGCAGCTGGCGTCGCGCGACTACCTGGCCACCACGTACTCCATCGCGGACATCGCCACGTACCCGTGGCTGAAGACCTCGCGGGACTTCTTCCCGGAGCTCTTCAGCGACAGGCCCAACATCCTCCAATACCTGCACCGCGTGGGCAGCCGGCCCGCCGTGCAGCGCGGCATGCAGATCCCCTGA
- a CDS encoding FAD-dependent oxidoreductase: protein MGESVDVVVIGAGVAGLTAARDIARTGATVAVLEARDRVGGRTLTRDVGGGLVDLGGQWVGPRQRHVLKLADTLGLQRFPQHHQGTKVLEVRGERRTYQGKVPSLPLLSLLDLQRIVWKLEGLAKRVPREQPAAAPRASEWDALTVEDWKQRHVPTWGARAALDIATRAVFAAEPSELSFLHFLSYVHSNGGLMPLTEIEGGAQAERFVDGAQSLSRRLAEALPAGRVVLSAPVKALLQDARGVTATTEDGRAFRARYAVVATPPALAERIDLGADLPPGRRRAHADIPMGSVIKVVATYATPFWREAGLSGEAVSDVGPVRLCFDDCGPNGHHPALVGFFLGDTARAWTGRPAEDLHRAALADFARFFGPQALTPVAVAALDWKQEPFSTGCYVGLPRPGTLTAIGDALRAPFGRVHWAGTETAIEGCGYLDGAVESGERAATEIAARLTAPGAA, encoded by the coding sequence ATGGGTGAAAGCGTGGACGTGGTCGTCATCGGCGCGGGCGTCGCGGGGCTCACCGCGGCCCGGGACATCGCTCGCACCGGCGCCACCGTCGCCGTGCTGGAGGCGCGAGACCGCGTGGGCGGCCGCACCCTCACCCGTGACGTGGGCGGCGGGCTCGTGGACCTGGGCGGCCAGTGGGTGGGCCCCAGGCAGCGGCACGTGCTCAAGCTCGCGGACACCCTGGGCCTCCAGCGCTTCCCCCAGCACCACCAGGGCACCAAGGTGCTGGAGGTGCGCGGCGAGCGCCGCACGTACCAGGGCAAGGTCCCGTCCCTGCCCCTCCTGTCACTGCTGGACCTGCAGCGCATCGTCTGGAAGCTGGAGGGCCTGGCGAAGCGCGTGCCTCGTGAGCAGCCCGCCGCCGCGCCCAGGGCCTCCGAGTGGGACGCCCTCACCGTGGAGGACTGGAAGCAGCGCCACGTTCCCACCTGGGGCGCCCGCGCCGCGCTGGACATCGCCACGCGCGCGGTGTTCGCGGCGGAGCCCTCGGAGCTGTCCTTCCTGCACTTCCTCTCCTACGTGCACTCCAACGGCGGCCTCATGCCGCTCACCGAAATTGAGGGCGGCGCCCAGGCGGAGCGCTTCGTGGACGGCGCGCAATCCCTCTCACGGCGTCTGGCGGAAGCCCTGCCCGCGGGTCGCGTCGTCCTCTCCGCGCCCGTGAAGGCCCTGCTCCAGGACGCCCGCGGCGTCACCGCCACCACGGAGGACGGCCGGGCCTTCCGCGCGCGCTACGCGGTGGTGGCCACGCCGCCCGCGCTCGCGGAGCGCATCGACCTTGGCGCGGATCTGCCGCCGGGCCGCCGCCGCGCGCACGCGGACATCCCCATGGGCAGCGTCATCAAGGTCGTGGCCACCTATGCCACGCCCTTCTGGCGTGAAGCGGGCCTGTCCGGCGAGGCCGTCAGCGACGTGGGCCCGGTGCGCCTGTGCTTCGACGACTGCGGCCCGAACGGACACCACCCCGCGCTCGTGGGCTTCTTCCTGGGCGACACCGCCCGCGCGTGGACCGGCCGTCCCGCCGAGGACCTCCACCGCGCCGCGCTGGCGGACTTCGCTCGCTTCTTCGGCCCCCAGGCCCTCACGCCCGTGGCCGTCGCGGCGCTGGATTGGAAGCAGGAGCCATTCAGCACCGGCTGCTACGTGGGCCTGCCCCGCCCCGGCACCCTCACCGCCATTGGCGATGCGCTGCGGGCCCCGTTCGGCCGCGTGCACTGGGCCGGCACGGAGACGGCCATCGAGGGCTGCGGCTACCTGGACGGCGCGGTGGAGTCCGGCGAGCGGGCCGCCACGGAGATCGCCGCCCGGCTGACCGCCCCCGGCGCGGCCTGA
- a CDS encoding YdiU family protein, protein MASLEQLVFDNTYARLPPGFAARVAPAPFPDAHVVSVNPAALKLLGLDAAEAQRPEFARVFGGATPLPGMEPLAMVYSGHQFGVYVPRLGDGRALLLGEVRAPDGGRWDLHLKGGGPTPFSRGGDGRAVLRSTIREYLAGEALHALGIPTTRALCILGSRTPVYREEVETGAMLVRMAPSHVRFGTFEFFHHTEQPGHVATLADHVIAAHFPHLVGQEGRHARFFAEVVERTAELVARWQAVGFAHGVMNTDNMSILGLTLDYGPYGFLDDFDPGFVCNHSDHQGRYAFDQQPRVALWNLACLGEALLTLITEDEARATLTLFQPTFTRHFLARMREKLGLKVARDEDRALLEELFTLMAGSHVDYTRFFRALNRFDSRPGARNDALRDHFLPPEGFDGWAERYRARLASEGSEDAERHARLDRVNPKYVLRNWVAQQAISRAQEGDSAEVDRVLALVSAPFDEHPGQEAYAASPPTWGRHLVVSCSS, encoded by the coding sequence ATGGCCTCGCTCGAACAGCTCGTCTTCGACAACACCTACGCCCGCCTGCCCCCTGGGTTCGCCGCCCGGGTGGCCCCCGCGCCCTTTCCGGACGCGCACGTGGTGAGCGTGAACCCGGCGGCCCTGAAGCTGCTGGGGCTGGACGCGGCGGAGGCGCAGCGCCCGGAGTTCGCGCGCGTGTTCGGCGGGGCCACGCCGCTGCCCGGCATGGAGCCTCTGGCCATGGTGTACTCGGGGCACCAGTTCGGCGTGTACGTGCCGCGCCTGGGAGACGGCCGCGCGCTGCTCCTGGGCGAGGTGCGCGCCCCGGACGGCGGCAGGTGGGACCTGCACCTGAAGGGCGGAGGGCCCACGCCCTTCTCGCGAGGCGGTGACGGGCGCGCGGTGCTGCGCTCCACCATCCGCGAGTACCTGGCCGGCGAGGCCCTGCACGCGCTGGGCATCCCCACCACCCGGGCCCTGTGCATCCTGGGCAGCCGCACGCCGGTGTACCGCGAGGAGGTGGAGACCGGCGCCATGCTGGTGCGCATGGCCCCATCGCACGTGCGCTTCGGCACCTTCGAGTTCTTCCACCACACGGAGCAACCGGGGCACGTGGCCACCCTCGCGGACCACGTCATCGCCGCGCACTTCCCGCACCTCGTGGGCCAGGAGGGCCGCCACGCGCGCTTCTTCGCGGAGGTGGTGGAGCGCACCGCGGAGCTCGTCGCGCGCTGGCAGGCGGTGGGCTTCGCGCACGGCGTGATGAACACGGACAACATGTCCATCCTGGGGCTCACGCTGGACTACGGCCCCTATGGGTTCCTGGACGACTTCGACCCGGGCTTCGTCTGCAACCACTCCGACCACCAGGGCCGCTACGCGTTCGACCAGCAGCCGCGCGTCGCGCTGTGGAACCTGGCCTGCCTGGGTGAGGCGCTGCTCACGCTCATCACCGAGGACGAGGCGCGCGCCACGCTGACCCTCTTCCAGCCCACGTTCACGCGGCACTTCCTCGCGCGCATGCGCGAGAAGCTGGGCCTGAAGGTGGCCCGCGACGAGGACCGCGCGCTGCTGGAGGAGCTGTTCACGCTGATGGCCGGCTCGCACGTGGACTACACGCGCTTCTTCCGCGCGCTGAACCGCTTCGACTCCCGTCCTGGCGCGCGCAACGACGCCCTGCGCGACCACTTCCTGCCTCCGGAGGGCTTCGACGGATGGGCGGAGCGCTACCGGGCGCGGCTGGCGTCCGAAGGCAGCGAGGACGCGGAGCGCCACGCGCGCCTGGACCGCGTCAACCCGAAGTACGTCCTGCGCAATTGGGTGGCTCAGCAGGCCATCTCCCGGGCCCAGGAGGGGGACTCCGCGGAGGTGGACCGCGTGCTCGCCCTGGTGTCCGCGCCGTTCGACGAACACCCCGGCCAGGAGGCCTATGCGGCCTCGCCTCCGACGTGGGGACGGCACCTCGTGGTGAGCTGTAGCTCGTGA
- a CDS encoding SDR family oxidoreductase, which yields MAAELPEDRLDGKVCLITGATGGIGQETAKGLARRGATLVLSGRDEARTAATVAAVREAAPGARVESLLADLSSLQSVRDLARAFRDRHSRLDVLLNNAGLIIDRRQVTVDGYEATFATNHLSHFLLTHLLRDVLVASGPARIINVSSEGHRLAYADFLEDPQTEKRRYDGIRVYGNAKLSNILFTRGLTKRLAGTQVTANALHPGAVRTGFGHNSQGFFKHLIKLAGPFLLSPEKGARTSIYLASSPEVAGVSGEYFIKCRKAKPSSAARNDALAERLWQVSEQLTGVKA from the coding sequence ATGGCGGCAGAGCTTCCCGAAGACCGTCTCGATGGCAAGGTGTGCCTCATCACCGGAGCGACCGGCGGCATCGGTCAGGAGACGGCGAAGGGGCTGGCGCGCCGGGGGGCCACGCTGGTGCTCTCCGGCAGGGACGAGGCCCGCACGGCGGCCACGGTCGCCGCGGTTCGCGAGGCCGCTCCCGGCGCCCGGGTGGAGTCGCTGCTCGCGGACCTGTCCTCGCTCCAGTCCGTGCGGGACCTGGCCCGGGCCTTCCGCGACCGTCATTCACGGCTGGATGTGCTCCTCAACAACGCGGGCCTCATCATCGACCGGCGCCAGGTGACGGTGGACGGCTACGAGGCCACGTTCGCCACGAACCACCTGTCCCACTTCCTCCTCACGCACCTGCTGCGCGACGTGCTGGTGGCGAGCGGACCGGCGCGCATCATCAACGTGTCCTCGGAAGGGCACCGCCTGGCGTACGCGGACTTCCTGGAGGATCCTCAGACGGAGAAGCGCCGCTACGACGGCATCCGCGTCTACGGCAACGCCAAGCTCAGCAACATCCTGTTCACGCGGGGGCTGACGAAGCGGCTCGCGGGCACGCAGGTCACCGCGAACGCGCTGCACCCCGGCGCGGTGCGCACGGGCTTCGGACACAACAGCCAGGGCTTCTTCAAGCACCTCATCAAGCTGGCCGGCCCCTTCCTGCTCTCCCCCGAAAAGGGCGCGAGGACCTCCATCTACCTGGCGTCGTCGCCGGAGGTGGCGGGCGTGAGCGGCGAGTACTTCATCAAATGCCGCAAGGCGAAGCCGTCGTCCGCCGCCCGGAACGACGCGCTCGCGGAGCGGCTCTGGCAGGTGAGCGAACAGCTCACGGGAGTGAAGGCATGA
- the dps gene encoding DNA starvation/stationary phase protection protein Dps, with amino-acid sequence MYTTSHVNLPQDAREELIDMLNTLLANAIDLHWQVKQAHWNIRGTHFISRHLLFDDVAKHVRKHADTYAERAGALGGYAQGTIRLASNNSQLPEYDLQAVDGDAHVRALVERVARYAASLRDGIQRSGDQNDPITADLLTQTLGETEEDLWFLESHLNGDARPGITPTRGGNRRGRPAEDVSQVST; translated from the coding sequence ATGTACACGACCAGCCACGTGAACCTTCCCCAGGACGCGCGCGAAGAGCTCATCGACATGCTCAACACGCTGCTCGCCAACGCCATCGACCTGCACTGGCAGGTGAAGCAGGCGCACTGGAACATCCGGGGCACGCACTTCATCAGCCGCCACCTGCTCTTCGACGACGTGGCCAAGCACGTGCGCAAGCACGCGGACACCTACGCCGAGCGCGCGGGCGCGCTGGGCGGCTACGCCCAGGGCACCATCCGCCTGGCCAGCAACAACAGCCAGCTGCCGGAATACGACCTGCAGGCCGTGGACGGCGACGCCCACGTCCGCGCGCTCGTGGAGCGCGTGGCCCGCTACGCCGCCAGCCTGCGCGACGGCATCCAGCGCTCCGGAGACCAGAACGACCCCATCACCGCGGACCTCCTCACCCAGACGCTGGGCGAGACCGAGGAGGACCTCTGGTTCCTGGAGAGCCACCTCAACGGCGACGCGCGCCCGGGCATCACGCCCACCCGCGGCGGCAACCGCCGGGGCCGCCCCGCCGAGGACGTCAGTCAGGTCTCCACCTGA
- a CDS encoding triacylglycerol lipase, with protein sequence MSVKHHVYLVPGFFGFTNLGELLYFGHAYEFLKQDLARRGVDAEVVTIVSHPTASIRQRTADLLKAVSETASGDDGPIHLVGHSTGGLDARLFVSPGAQVSDALELEPFARRVRSVVTVSAPHAGTPLATFFLGLFGQQLLKLLSLFTMYVLRFGRLPLSVVFRFGHLMARADDQLGWKATLLDQLFDQLLGDFSTERRDAVAKFLWEVGRDTSLIPQLTPEGIDLFNGGTHDRPGVRYGSVVTQARPPSLRTRLAAGLDPYAQLTHTIYAFVYSQTQRMPLTQLPLHTPAQTAALVQAYGAMPGPTACDGIVPTRSQVYGRVLTAVRADHLDAIGHFDQPAHQPPHVDWLISGSGFRRPQFEAMWKTIADFLLEEEPAR encoded by the coding sequence ATGTCCGTGAAGCACCACGTCTACCTCGTCCCGGGATTCTTCGGATTCACCAACCTGGGCGAGCTCCTCTACTTCGGCCACGCGTACGAGTTCCTCAAGCAGGACCTCGCCCGCCGGGGAGTCGACGCGGAGGTGGTGACGATCGTCTCCCACCCCACGGCCTCCATCCGTCAGCGCACCGCGGACCTGCTCAAGGCCGTGAGCGAGACGGCCTCCGGGGACGACGGCCCCATCCACCTGGTGGGCCACTCCACCGGCGGTCTGGATGCGCGCCTGTTCGTCTCCCCCGGCGCGCAGGTGTCGGACGCGCTGGAGCTGGAGCCCTTCGCGCGCCGCGTGCGCTCCGTGGTGACGGTGTCCGCGCCCCACGCGGGCACGCCGCTGGCCACGTTCTTCCTGGGGCTCTTCGGCCAGCAGCTGTTGAAGCTCCTGTCGCTGTTCACCATGTATGTGCTGCGCTTTGGCCGGCTGCCCCTGAGCGTGGTGTTCCGCTTCGGCCACCTGATGGCGCGGGCGGATGATCAGCTGGGCTGGAAGGCCACGCTGCTGGATCAGCTCTTCGACCAGCTCCTGGGGGACTTCTCCACCGAACGGCGCGACGCGGTGGCCAAGTTCCTGTGGGAGGTGGGGCGCGACACGTCGCTCATCCCCCAGCTCACGCCGGAGGGCATCGACCTGTTCAACGGCGGCACGCACGACCGGCCCGGCGTGCGCTACGGCTCCGTGGTGACGCAGGCCCGGCCGCCGTCCCTGCGCACGCGGCTGGCGGCGGGCCTGGATCCATACGCGCAGCTCACGCACACCATCTACGCGTTCGTGTACAGCCAGACGCAGCGGATGCCGCTCACGCAGCTGCCCCTGCACACGCCCGCGCAGACCGCGGCGCTGGTGCAGGCCTACGGTGCCATGCCCGGCCCCACCGCGTGCGACGGCATCGTGCCCACGCGCTCGCAGGTGTATGGCCGCGTGCTCACCGCGGTGCGCGCGGACCACCTGGATGCCATTGGCCACTTCGACCAGCCGGCGCACCAGCCCCCGCACGTGGACTGGCTCATCTCCGGCTCCGGCTTCCGCCGCCCCCAGTTCGAGGCGATGTGGAAGACCATCGCCGACTTCCTCCTGGAGGAGGAGCCGGCGCGGTAG